A region of the Actinomycetota bacterium genome:
AACCCAATGATCCGTCCGCGCGCTGATAGGCATGCCGGAGGTATCCGAGATCGCAGACCCGCTCGCGCCCTTCATACACCTCGAGTTCCGAGAGGGTTCCCTCCAGGTTCACGACCTTGAAAGGAAAGCCGGTGGGTGAGGCTGCCGGGTCGGTGAAGATTCTGGCCTGTCCTCGCCGGCTCATCTCCAAGACCCGCCGTTTCATCGCGGGTTCCAACCCCGATTCCTCACAGAATGCGAACGCGGTCCCCACCTGCACCCCGGCGGCACCCAACTGTAGGGCGTCTGCGATCGCCTGTGGCTCCGCGCGCGATCCAGCCAGCCAGAACGGGAGACCAAGATCCCGGATCACATCGAGGTCGGGGACGTCTCGCTCTCCGTAGACGGGCTCTCCGGTATCCGTCAACTGCAGCCTGCCGCGTGGTGGCGCGTTGTGACCGCCGGCGGTGGGCGCCTCGACCACGAAACCGTCCACATGCGATTCGGTCCTCCGGGTCAGCATCGTTGCCAGCACATCAGAAGACACGATGGCCAGAAAGAGTGGACGCTTCACCTCGGGAGGATTACCGCCGGTGTAGGCAACCGGGTCGAACTCGGTAACCGTGTCCACATCCCGGCCGGCACCTTTCACGTCGAACTTCAGACGGACTCGCAGATTATCTGCCAGCCGATCCAACACCCCCGGAATGGCACGGGGGATACCTGCCCCCATCAGCACATGATCCACCCCGGCCAGCATCGCCCCATACAGCGACGCCAACGTCGGTAGTTGAATCTTCTCCAAGAAATTGATGCCCACCGGATTGGAATGTCCCTCCTTGGCCAAGAACACCTCAACGAAGTTGGACGTCACCAACAGATCTCGCAGACGCCGCGACGGCGTCGCCTTCAACATCGGCTTTGAGCGGAAGCGAGCCTTGGGAGACTTGCCGTCCTGCAGAAAATACCTGTCGAGGATGCGAGTCGCGACACCGGGGACGGGAAAAGCCTCCAGCGCCCGCCGAACGTGCCCGCCGACGTCCCCCAGCTGCAAGCGGCGCACCAGGACCGCATCGATCCCGGTACCCGACACCACCCCGAGCTGACCGGCGCAGGAAACCGCGGAGGCGAGCTGCCAACCCGAAACCCCGACTC
Encoded here:
- a CDS encoding nitronate monooxygenase; this translates as MTNGLPVLIQGGMGVGVSGWQLASAVSCAGQLGVVSGTGIDAVLVRRLQLGDVGGHVRRALEAFPVPGVATRILDRYFLQDGKSPKARFRSKPMLKATPSRRLRDLLVTSNFVEVFLAKEGHSNPVGINFLEKIQLPTLASLYGAMLAGVDHVLMGAGIPRAIPGVLDRLADNLRVRLKFDVKGAGRDVDTVTEFDPVAYTGGNPPEVKRPLFLAIVSSDVLATMLTRRTESHVDGFVVEAPTAGGHNAPPRGRLQLTDTGEPVYGERDVPDLDVIRDLGLPFWLAGSRAEPQAIADALQLGAAGVQVGTAFAFCEESGLEPAMKRRVLEMSRRGQARIFTDPAASPTGFPFKVVNLEGTLSELEVYEGRERVCDLGYLRHAYQRADGSLGWRCPAEPVEDFVAKGGSKEDTVGRRCLCNALLANIGLGQTQRSGAPERLLLTSGDDIVDVARFLPEGADTYSAGDVIEYLLSGLEDRDMPADNLP